In Carnobacterium sp. CP1, the following are encoded in one genomic region:
- the serS gene encoding serine--tRNA ligase, which produces MLDIKLLRTDFENVAEKLATRGVKPEVLENFVQLDSQRRELLVETEKLKKYRNEVSSAIAAMKRNKEDADAKIREMREVGDQIKGLDEQVTEVDNQIDAIATGLPNLPHHSVPVGADEEDNVEIRKWGTPKTFDFETKAHWEIGEDLDILDFERGSKVSGSRFLYYKGLGARLERAVYNFMLNLHTEEHGYTEMITPYLVNSESMFGTGQFPRFKEDVFQIEGTDLTLIPTAEVPLTNYYRGEIMKEEQLPVYFTAMSPSFRSEAGSAGRDTRGLIRLHQFHKVEMVKFSKPENSYDELEKMTQDAESVLQKLDLPYRVLALCTGDMGFSAAKTYDLEVWIPTQDVYREISSCSNTEAFQARRAKIRYRNTATEKLDYVHTLNGSGLAVGRTVAAILENYQQADGSVKIPEVLLPYMGGVTEIRKKN; this is translated from the coding sequence ATGTTAGATATAAAATTGCTTAGAACGGACTTTGAGAATGTAGCGGAGAAACTTGCTACACGAGGAGTGAAACCAGAGGTATTAGAAAACTTTGTTCAATTAGACAGCCAAAGACGCGAGTTATTGGTGGAGACCGAAAAGTTAAAAAAATACCGTAATGAAGTTTCAAGTGCGATCGCTGCTATGAAACGCAATAAAGAAGATGCTGATGCTAAAATCCGTGAGATGCGCGAAGTTGGCGATCAGATCAAAGGCTTAGACGAACAAGTGACAGAAGTCGATAATCAAATCGATGCGATTGCCACCGGCTTGCCTAATTTGCCTCATCATTCTGTACCCGTTGGGGCAGATGAAGAAGATAATGTTGAGATCCGCAAATGGGGAACGCCGAAAACCTTTGACTTCGAAACTAAAGCTCATTGGGAAATTGGCGAAGACTTAGACATTCTGGATTTTGAGCGGGGTTCAAAAGTATCCGGGAGCCGTTTCCTTTATTACAAAGGTTTAGGCGCCCGGTTGGAACGGGCTGTTTACAATTTCATGTTGAATCTGCATACGGAAGAACACGGCTATACTGAAATGATCACACCTTATTTAGTGAATAGTGAATCTATGTTCGGTACCGGTCAGTTCCCTAGATTTAAAGAAGATGTGTTTCAAATTGAAGGAACAGATTTAACGCTTATTCCGACAGCGGAAGTTCCTTTAACGAATTACTACCGTGGTGAAATCATGAAAGAAGAACAACTGCCTGTTTACTTTACAGCAATGAGCCCTTCATTTAGATCAGAAGCAGGCAGTGCTGGACGCGACACTCGTGGGTTGATCCGTCTGCATCAATTCCATAAAGTTGAAATGGTGAAATTCAGCAAGCCAGAAAACTCTTATGATGAGTTGGAAAAAATGACTCAAGATGCAGAGTCTGTTTTACAAAAATTAGATTTGCCGTATCGTGTATTGGCACTATGTACAGGAGATATGGGTTTTTCAGCTGCTAAAACATATGATTTAGAAGTTTGGATCCCTACTCAAGATGTTTACCGAGAAATCAGTTCATGTTCAAATACTGAAGCTTTCCAAGCGCGCCGTGCTAAAATCCGCTACCGGAATACAGCAACAGAAAAATTAGACTACGTGCACACATTGAACGGTTCTGGTTTGGCAGTTGGACGTACCGTTGCTGCTATTTTGGAAAATTACCAGCAAGCAGATGGATCCGTTAAAATTCCGGAAGTTCTGCTCCCTTATATGGGTGGCGTAACAGAAATTCGTAAAAAAAACTAG
- a CDS encoding sensor histidine kinase, translating into MKITRKEKSKLILEGFITVGLIGLVYYAAFVILSRAISAFPGIIRSLWIFGDAIISIQSNRVISITPFFAFVLIIIAAIAIHWRLKRRYKQMQLNHVISELHYIAEGHYEHRIATDLSGDMKKVVDSIHVLVDSTVKAMEEERKIEQSKDELITNVSHDIRTPLTSIIGYLGLIEERRYQNEDELLKYTHTAYVKAKQMKVLVEDLFEYTRVRQTTTPLNLTEFDMVQLLEQLAADFELEAEKKGMQIEVVSKQEVILMEADTEKIVRVFNNLISNALNYGNDGQHVFIEVEKVGQEVVISVNNDGSPIPAQSLKQLFNRFYRVEESRSQETGGTGLGLAIAQSIIDLHGGSIYAKSDKHLTQFILHFPLTQPSQKD; encoded by the coding sequence TTGAAAATAACCAGAAAAGAAAAGAGCAAATTGATTCTGGAAGGATTTATCACTGTCGGATTGATTGGTTTAGTCTATTATGCAGCCTTTGTCATTCTCAGTCGGGCCATATCCGCTTTCCCTGGAATTATCCGTTCTTTATGGATTTTTGGGGACGCGATCATCAGTATTCAAAGCAATCGAGTGATTTCGATTACGCCTTTTTTTGCATTTGTGCTGATCATCATAGCAGCGATAGCGATTCACTGGCGGCTGAAGAGACGTTATAAGCAAATGCAATTGAACCATGTCATTAGTGAACTGCACTACATTGCAGAAGGACATTATGAACACCGTATCGCAACGGATCTTAGCGGAGATATGAAAAAAGTCGTAGACAGTATTCACGTCTTAGTTGATAGTACCGTTAAGGCAATGGAAGAAGAGCGGAAAATCGAACAATCCAAAGATGAATTGATCACTAATGTCAGTCACGATATTCGGACACCGCTGACGTCTATTATCGGCTACTTAGGTTTAATAGAAGAAAGACGGTATCAAAATGAAGATGAACTGCTGAAATATACCCATACAGCGTATGTTAAAGCTAAACAAATGAAAGTGTTAGTAGAAGATTTATTTGAATACACACGTGTGCGTCAAACAACAACGCCTTTAAATTTAACGGAATTTGATATGGTCCAGTTATTGGAACAATTAGCTGCTGATTTTGAATTAGAAGCTGAAAAAAAAGGCATGCAAATTGAAGTAGTCAGCAAACAAGAAGTGATCCTGATGGAAGCTGACACAGAAAAAATCGTCCGCGTATTCAATAATTTGATCTCTAATGCCTTGAATTATGGAAACGATGGACAACACGTTTTTATTGAAGTGGAAAAAGTAGGGCAAGAAGTCGTGATTTCAGTTAATAACGATGGCAGCCCAATTCCTGCTCAATCGTTGAAACAACTGTTTAATCGTTTTTACCGTGTAGAAGAATCGCGTTCGCAAGAAACCGGCGGAACAGGGCTAGGCTTAGCGATCGCTCAGAGTATTATCGACCTTCATGGAGGCAGCATTTACGCAAAATCAGATAAACACCTCACGCAGTTTATCTTGCATTTTCCTTTAACTCAGCCTTCCCAAAAAGATTAA
- the msrA gene encoding peptide-methionine (S)-S-oxide reductase MsrA, whose translation MSEQDFQKATFAGGCFWCMVKPFDTQPGIISVVSGYTGGHTVNPTYEEVCSETTGHTEAVQITFDPEIISYKDLVEVYWRQTDPTDAGGQFADRGSSYRPVIFYHSEEQRQIAEASKLALQNSGRFKEPIVTMIEPAEPFYPAETYHQDFYKKNPAHYSRYSRGSGRVNFVESVWQGK comes from the coding sequence ATGAGCGAACAAGACTTTCAAAAAGCAACATTTGCAGGCGGTTGTTTTTGGTGTATGGTAAAACCATTTGATACACAGCCAGGCATCATATCCGTTGTTTCTGGATATACCGGTGGACATACAGTCAATCCTACCTATGAAGAAGTATGCAGTGAAACAACTGGACATACTGAAGCCGTTCAAATCACTTTTGATCCAGAAATAATCAGCTACAAAGACTTAGTCGAGGTTTATTGGAGACAAACGGATCCGACTGATGCGGGTGGTCAATTCGCAGATAGAGGTTCCTCTTATCGCCCAGTAATTTTCTACCATAGTGAAGAGCAAAGACAGATCGCAGAAGCGTCAAAATTAGCACTGCAAAATAGCGGACGCTTTAAAGAGCCGATCGTGACGATGATAGAACCGGCAGAACCGTTTTATCCAGCAGAAACGTATCATCAAGACTTCTATAAGAAAAATCCTGCTCATTATTCACGGTATAGCCGGGGATCAGGCAGAGTTAACTTTGTTGAATCAGTTTGGCAAGGAAAATAA
- the mgtA gene encoding magnesium-translocating P-type ATPase, with amino-acid sequence MKKKTETSQSQSKAAIQTLVRFSKKDIDQIYSELDTDKEGLSDEAVAEKIEKYGLNQLTHEKSVPWYKQLIKSFIDPFTLVLMTLAVISFITDVLLSPPESRSFKTVIVISTLVAISGFLKFSQEYRSNKAADKLKTLISSTSDILRKKSGIQEIDVENIVPGDIISLAAGDIIPADLRLIVSNDLLVSESSLTGESEPVEKVASPLNSISDDTGVTELSNICLLGTTIASGSATGIVLATGDATYFSSIASSIVTQKNKTSFDKGIKKISLLLIRLMILMVPLVFVVNGITKGDWLQALLFAISIAVGLTPEMLPVIVTTNLAKGAILMGKHKTVVKELDAIQNFGAMDILCTDKTGTLTMDEMTVTTYLNARGEEDPTVLRKAYLNSFFQTGLRNLMDVAVLEKGKDNGFSNLEHQYSKVEEIPFDFIRRRISVVLKDTEGKNKMITKGAYEEIIGICTQVENGGKIETLTADEKKEALDRAKKLSSEGIRVIAIAQKEQPAASEATSKAEEKELVLAGFVGFLDPVKESAGEALKVLEEDGIDVKILTGDSGAVTLKVCQNLGLVVQRVLLGNEIGKMSDEELAAAVEETSVFAKLEPLQKSRIIQSLQEKAHIVGYMGDGINDAAALHQADVGISVDTAVGIAKDSADIILLEKDLRVLEEGVIEGRKVFGNIMKYIKITVSSNFGNVFSVLLASLVLPFLPMLPIQLLVQNLLYNISQLAIPWDTMDQEYLKKPRKWNADDIGKFMLFVGPISSIFDVVTFLVMWFIFKANTPAMQSLFQTGWFVVGLLSQTLIVHMIRTEKIPFIESRATLPVMALSGGMMLIGAGLPFTPFGTSIGLTALPLAYFPWLIGILFSYSLLLQLVKKRYIKRFNRWL; translated from the coding sequence ATGAAAAAAAAAACTGAGACTTCACAAAGCCAATCAAAAGCAGCTATTCAAACATTAGTGAGATTCAGTAAAAAGGATATTGACCAAATCTATAGTGAATTGGACACAGATAAAGAGGGATTGTCTGATGAAGCGGTAGCAGAAAAAATAGAAAAATACGGTCTCAATCAACTAACTCATGAAAAAAGTGTTCCATGGTATAAGCAGTTGATTAAATCTTTTATCGATCCATTTACTTTAGTATTGATGACATTAGCAGTAATCTCTTTTATAACTGACGTTTTGTTATCTCCTCCCGAAAGCCGCAGTTTTAAGACTGTGATCGTTATCAGTACTTTAGTAGCTATTAGCGGATTTTTGAAATTCTCACAAGAATACCGTTCAAACAAAGCCGCGGATAAGCTTAAGACATTGATCAGTTCGACTTCAGATATTCTGCGAAAAAAATCAGGTATTCAAGAAATAGATGTGGAGAACATTGTGCCTGGAGATATTATTAGTTTAGCAGCGGGTGATATTATTCCTGCTGATTTAAGGCTGATAGTCAGTAATGATTTACTGGTAAGCGAATCATCTTTAACAGGTGAATCAGAACCGGTTGAAAAAGTTGCTTCTCCTTTAAACAGCATTTCTGACGATACAGGGGTCACTGAACTGAGCAACATCTGTCTGTTAGGAACAACGATTGCAAGCGGTAGTGCGACAGGCATTGTGCTTGCTACGGGAGATGCTACTTACTTTAGTTCAATCGCGTCTTCTATTGTAACGCAAAAAAATAAAACCAGTTTTGATAAAGGCATAAAAAAAATTAGTTTGCTTTTAATTAGATTGATGATATTAATGGTTCCTTTAGTCTTTGTCGTAAATGGGATCACGAAAGGAGACTGGCTGCAGGCACTGTTATTTGCTATTTCTATTGCGGTAGGACTGACGCCGGAAATGCTGCCAGTCATTGTGACAACGAACCTTGCAAAGGGAGCCATTTTAATGGGCAAGCATAAAACGGTGGTCAAAGAATTGGACGCTATTCAAAATTTCGGTGCAATGGATATCTTGTGCACGGATAAAACAGGAACGCTGACAATGGATGAAATGACCGTTACAACGTATTTGAACGCTCGGGGTGAAGAAGATCCAACGGTCTTAAGAAAAGCTTATTTGAATAGTTTCTTTCAAACAGGTTTACGCAATTTGATGGATGTTGCAGTTCTTGAAAAGGGAAAAGATAACGGGTTCAGCAATCTTGAACACCAGTACAGTAAAGTAGAAGAAATCCCATTTGATTTTATCCGAAGAAGAATCTCAGTGGTTTTAAAAGACACGGAAGGCAAAAATAAAATGATAACGAAAGGTGCTTATGAAGAGATAATAGGCATTTGTACTCAAGTAGAAAACGGCGGAAAAATAGAAACCCTTACAGCAGATGAAAAGAAAGAAGCTTTGGATAGAGCTAAAAAGTTAAGTAGTGAAGGCATTCGAGTGATTGCCATTGCTCAAAAAGAACAACCAGCAGCTAGCGAAGCAACAAGCAAAGCGGAAGAAAAAGAATTAGTATTAGCAGGTTTCGTGGGTTTCTTAGACCCGGTCAAAGAATCTGCAGGCGAAGCTCTAAAAGTGCTTGAAGAGGATGGCATAGACGTTAAAATTTTAACAGGGGATAGCGGAGCGGTCACTCTTAAAGTCTGTCAAAATTTAGGATTAGTTGTTCAAAGAGTTTTGCTAGGCAACGAAATCGGCAAAATGTCAGATGAAGAGCTGGCAGCTGCTGTAGAAGAAACCAGTGTCTTTGCCAAACTTGAGCCGTTACAAAAATCTCGTATCATCCAATCTTTACAAGAAAAAGCCCATATTGTAGGCTATATGGGAGATGGCATCAATGATGCTGCCGCACTTCATCAAGCGGATGTTGGCATTTCAGTCGATACCGCTGTTGGGATCGCTAAAGATTCAGCCGATATTATTTTACTTGAAAAAGATTTGCGGGTATTAGAAGAGGGCGTTATTGAAGGACGCAAAGTCTTTGGCAATATCATGAAATATATTAAAATTACAGTCAGTTCTAACTTTGGGAATGTTTTTAGTGTCTTACTGGCTAGTTTGGTACTGCCGTTTTTGCCGATGCTGCCCATTCAGCTGCTCGTTCAAAACTTATTGTACAATATATCTCAACTAGCCATACCTTGGGATACAATGGATCAAGAATATTTAAAAAAGCCGCGTAAATGGAACGCTGATGATATCGGAAAGTTCATGTTATTTGTTGGACCGATCAGTTCTATTTTTGATGTCGTAACGTTTTTAGTGATGTGGTTTATTTTTAAAGCTAATACACCAGCCATGCAGTCTTTGTTTCAAACAGGCTGGTTTGTGGTCGGGCTTTTATCTCAAACGTTGATTGTACACATGATTCGAACCGAAAAAATTCCTTTTATAGAAAGCAGAGCTACGCTTCCAGTAATGGCATTGAGTGGCGGTATGATGCTGATAGGAGCTGGTTTGCCGTTTACACCTTTTGGCACATCTATCGGCTTAACAGCATTGCCGCTAGCTTATTTTCCTTGGTTGATTGGAATTTTATTCAGTTATAGCTTGTTGTTGCAATTGGTAAAAAAAAGATACATTAAAAGATTTAATCGATGGCTTTAA
- a CDS encoding serine hydrolase, translating to MKKLTKFGLAFVITLMVGTVLPVFNASMTVSAAEAAPEIEAAAAFIIEPTTGKVLLNQNGDEKLGIASMTKMISEYIIFEAVEKGDITWDQSIPISDYAHKVSQNNSLSNVPLRQDETYTIEELYQAMAIYSANGATIAIAEAIAGSEPEFVDMMREQVESWGIKDYELYNSTGLSNSDLYGNLYPGSSEDSENAMSARDIAIVAQQLLKSYPEVLETTSIPVMNFKEGTSDEIKMENWNWMLSGLISERENVDGLKTGTTDFAGATFTGTALENDIRIITVVMNVKDGQKDLSKRFVETDKMMDWAFANWEVTEAYQKNDVIKEVKPLAVNKGKADTVKVAAGSDISLLVPTGTDLENLKVTYQPKKELLNEENQVSAPIKKADKVGTVQVTTADDELGYVNGDMGEEAEVVAAQTVEKANVFVLAGRWIKGFVSNLIG from the coding sequence ATGAAAAAATTAACGAAATTCGGACTGGCATTTGTGATTACCTTAATGGTAGGAACTGTTCTTCCAGTTTTTAATGCAAGTATGACCGTTTCAGCTGCAGAAGCTGCTCCAGAAATTGAAGCTGCCGCTGCATTTATTATTGAACCTACTACTGGGAAAGTGTTATTGAATCAAAACGGTGATGAAAAACTGGGAATTGCTTCGATGACAAAAATGATTTCAGAATACATTATTTTTGAAGCCGTTGAAAAGGGCGACATCACATGGGATCAATCTATTCCCATCAGTGATTATGCACATAAAGTTAGTCAGAACAATTCGTTATCCAATGTTCCTTTAAGACAAGACGAAACTTATACAATTGAAGAGTTGTATCAAGCTATGGCTATTTATTCCGCAAACGGTGCAACCATAGCGATTGCTGAAGCAATCGCTGGAAGTGAACCTGAATTTGTCGACATGATGCGTGAACAAGTAGAATCATGGGGAATTAAAGACTACGAACTTTACAACAGCACAGGATTATCAAATTCCGATTTATACGGCAACCTTTATCCTGGCAGCAGCGAAGACAGCGAAAATGCTATGTCTGCTCGCGATATCGCTATTGTAGCGCAGCAATTACTGAAATCTTATCCAGAAGTATTAGAAACAACAAGTATTCCAGTAATGAATTTTAAAGAAGGCACATCGGATGAAATAAAAATGGAAAACTGGAACTGGATGTTGTCAGGTTTAATTTCTGAACGTGAAAACGTCGACGGTTTAAAAACAGGAACCACTGATTTTGCCGGTGCTACTTTTACCGGAACCGCACTAGAAAATGATATCCGGATCATTACTGTCGTGATGAACGTGAAAGATGGACAAAAAGATTTGAGCAAACGGTTTGTTGAAACCGATAAGATGATGGACTGGGCTTTTGCGAACTGGGAAGTAACAGAAGCTTATCAAAAAAATGATGTTATAAAAGAAGTCAAACCTCTAGCTGTAAACAAAGGAAAAGCTGACACTGTAAAAGTAGCCGCTGGTTCTGATATCAGCTTACTCGTACCTACTGGAACCGACTTGGAAAACTTAAAGGTTACATACCAACCTAAAAAAGAGTTGTTAAATGAAGAAAACCAAGTATCAGCACCTATAAAAAAAGCTGACAAAGTAGGAACGGTTCAAGTAACAACAGCAGACGATGAATTAGGCTATGTTAATGGCGATATGGGCGAAGAAGCAGAAGTTGTTGCAGCTCAAACTGTTGAAAAAGCTAATGTCTTCGTTCTAGCTGGACGCTGGATCAAAGGCTTCGTTTCTAACTTAATAGGCTAG
- a CDS encoding L,D-transpeptidase family protein: protein METNKKSIFIGLGIFLILIGGFYIFKSMQYQDQFLPKTTADGISIGKQTVEEANKTLQKHYQEKTFKATEKGEELFAFTGSDIGVSNDFSETLEKQLAKQNPWSWPVSRFSSKNKQVAIEGAASDEAQVKEFVAALPLGNENRTKPVNATLKKTETDFEIQPEVKGNSFDLEKVNQLIREAVQKNSTTIELEQAYATPTVYADDEALQANLAEAKKLSDLSITYQIFGSEEIVPRETLVNWLNVDDTGSVGVDKAQLTAYMQKLSDKYSTYEKARDFTSSKKGVVSVPAGTYGWTLDVARETEALAEDILAGKDVDRTPRYNGSGYADDGNEFGENYIEIDLEAQHMWFYKDGKLALETDVITGKPSTPTPKGIFYVWKQERNATLTGEDYATPVDHWLPIDWSGVGIHDSPWQTNYGGKTYLTKGSHGCINTPPEVMVKIYDQIEIGTPVIVY, encoded by the coding sequence ATGGAGACTAATAAAAAATCAATATTTATTGGATTAGGGATATTTTTGATTTTGATTGGAGGCTTTTATATTTTTAAAAGCATGCAGTACCAGGATCAATTTCTGCCTAAAACCACTGCTGACGGTATCTCTATCGGAAAGCAAACAGTAGAAGAAGCAAACAAAACACTTCAAAAACATTACCAAGAAAAAACGTTTAAAGCGACCGAAAAAGGCGAAGAACTGTTTGCCTTTACTGGATCTGATATAGGTGTATCGAATGATTTTAGCGAAACGCTAGAAAAACAATTAGCGAAACAAAATCCTTGGTCATGGCCAGTGAGTCGTTTTAGTTCCAAGAACAAACAAGTAGCCATTGAAGGGGCTGCCTCGGATGAAGCACAAGTAAAAGAATTTGTAGCTGCTTTGCCATTGGGAAATGAAAACCGTACAAAACCGGTAAATGCAACGCTTAAAAAAACAGAAACAGATTTCGAAATTCAGCCTGAAGTGAAAGGGAACAGTTTTGATTTAGAAAAAGTCAATCAGCTGATCAGAGAGGCTGTTCAAAAAAACTCAACTACTATAGAGTTGGAGCAAGCGTATGCTACTCCAACGGTTTATGCAGACGATGAAGCATTGCAAGCCAATTTGGCAGAGGCAAAAAAACTAAGCGATCTGTCGATCACTTATCAAATATTTGGTTCAGAAGAGATTGTGCCACGTGAAACATTAGTCAATTGGCTGAATGTGGACGATACAGGTTCAGTGGGAGTAGATAAAGCTCAACTCACTGCTTATATGCAAAAATTAAGCGATAAGTACAGTACGTATGAGAAAGCTCGTGATTTTACCTCTTCTAAAAAAGGTGTGGTCAGTGTTCCAGCTGGAACGTATGGTTGGACTTTAGATGTGGCACGGGAAACAGAAGCTCTGGCTGAGGATATCTTGGCTGGTAAGGATGTTGACCGGACTCCCCGCTACAATGGATCTGGATATGCAGATGATGGTAATGAGTTTGGAGAAAATTATATAGAAATCGATTTAGAAGCACAACATATGTGGTTTTACAAAGATGGAAAGTTAGCTTTAGAGACGGATGTTATCACTGGTAAACCAAGTACACCGACTCCTAAAGGAATCTTTTATGTTTGGAAACAAGAACGCAACGCTACCTTAACCGGTGAAGATTATGCAACGCCGGTTGATCATTGGTTGCCGATCGACTGGAGCGGAGTAGGAATCCATGATTCACCATGGCAAACGAATTATGGTGGGAAAACTTATTTGACCAAAGGTTCTCATGGGTGTATAAATACTCCTCCTGAGGTAATGGTAAAGATATATGATCAAATTGAGATCGGAACGCCTGTAATTGTTTATTAA